A single Pyxicephalus adspersus chromosome 8, UCB_Pads_2.0, whole genome shotgun sequence DNA region contains:
- the ZBTB37 gene encoding zinc finger and BTB domain-containing protein 37 isoform X1 — translation MDKGGNIQLEIPEFSNSVLTHLNQLRMQGRLCDIVVNVQGQSFRAHKVVLAASSPYFRDHMSLKEMNAVSLSVIKNPGVFEQLLSFCYTGRICLQLADIISYLTAASFLQMQHIIDKCTQILEGIHLKISSPESEEELSQTRPKHQERVQDSHRVSQSLTRSVSPRHSTPRSSGNRRGQVSTVLDIRELSPAEESTSPHMVEQGSDVESREPILRINRAGQWYVETGSADRGERSDDDVRVMGALRIKTENLDEWLGPENQPSGEDGSSAEEVTAMVIDTTGHSAAGQESYSLASSANKVSRPTSSEIDRFSPSGSVGAMPERHRAKSESPRRLEEPKQHSSQGEETGVIGVRGYVEYLREQEVSERWFRYNPRLTCIYCAKSFNQKGSLDRHMRLHMGITPFVCRMCGKKYTRKDQLEYHIRKHTGNKPFHCHVCGKSFPFQAILNQHFRKNHPGCIPLEGPHSISPETTTVVTSRGPAGEESPPHEEVGGVGPSATGDITYGGETAHGSVSTTGPD, via the exons ATGGACAAGGGAGGCAACATTCAGCTGGAGATCCCAGAGTTCAGCAACTCTGTCCTGACCCACCTCAACCAGCTGCGGATGCAAGGCCGCCTGTGCGACATTGTGGTCAATGTGCAGGGCCAGTCCTTTCGGGCACATAAAGTAGTGCTAGCTGCAAGTTCACCATATTTTCGAGATCACATGTCCCTGAAGGAGATGAATGCAGTGTCGTTATCAGTAATCAAAAATCCTGGGGTCTTCGAGCAGCTTCTCTCCTTCTGCTATACAGGGCGTATTTGCCTGCAGCTTGCCGACATAATAAGCTATCTGACAGCCGCCAGCTTCTTGCAAATGCAGCACATTATCGATAAGTGCACACAGATTCTTGAGGGTATTCACCTAAAGATCAGTTCACCTGAATCAGAGGAAGAACTAAGTCAGACCAGGCCTAAACATCAAGAGAGGGTGCAGGATTCACACCGTGTCAGCCAGAGTTTGACTCGATCCGTGAGTCCACGACACAGCACTCCAAGGTCCTCAGGGAATCGGAGGGGCCAGGTAAGCACTGTACTAGACATTAGAGAGCTGAGCCCAGCTGAGGAATCCACAAGTCCTCATATGGTGGAGCAAGGATCTGATGTGGAGAGCAGGGAGCCCATTCTTCGAATTAACCGAGCAGGACAATGGTATGTGGAAACAGGGTCAGCAGACCGTGGAGAGCGGAGCGATGATGATGTCAGGGTAATGGGAGCCCTTCGAATCAAGACGGAAAACTTGGATGAGTGGTTGGGTCCAGAGAACCAGCCATCGGGCGAAGATGGAAGCAGTGCAGAGGAAGTGACCGCAATGGTCATTGATACAACAGGGCACAGTGCTGCCGGACAGGAGAGCTACAGCTTGGCATCATCAGCTAACAAAGTTTCCCGACCAACCAGCAGTGAAATAGATAG ATTCAGCCCATCGGGCAGCGTGGGTGCCATGCCAGAGAGACACAGAGCAAAGAGTGAGTCTCCACGGCGCTTGGAGGAACCAAAGCAGCACAGCTCCCAG ggCGAAGAAACAGGAGTTATTGGGGTGAGGGGTTATGTGGAATATCTTCgtgagcaggaggtgtcagagaGATGGTTCCGTTATAACCCACGACTAACCTGCATTTACTGCGCCAAATCTTTCAACCAGAAGGGCAGCCTGGATCGGCACATGCGACTCCACATGGGAATCACTCCATTTGTGTGTCGGATGTGTGGGAAAAAGTACACCCGCAAGGATCAACTGGAGTACCATATCCGCAAACATACAGGCAACAAGCCCTTCCACTGCCATGTATGTGGGAAAAGCTTTCCTTTCCAGGCCATCCTCAATCAGCACTTTCGGAAGAACCATCCTGGCTGTATTCCTCTTGAGGGTCCTCACAGCATTTCTCCTGAGACCACCACTGTTGTCACCTCGCGAGGTCCAGCTGGTGAGGAATCACCTCCTCACGAGGAAGTCGGTGGAGTAGGACCTTCAGCAACAGGAGACATTACGTACGGCGGGGAGACAGCTCACGGTTCAGTGTCCACCACCGGACCAGACTAA
- the SERPINC1 gene encoding antithrombin-III isoform X1, which produces MKIWNIEAFIARQLFKDMYLLPLLLFSLVALATSHTHYPDICIAKPKDIPLNPMCIYRKEASEEDEKQKEASPPEKIPEGTNPRVWELSKANSRFAIDLFQVIADSKGNAENLFMSPLSISQAFTMAKLGSCDNTLKELMQVFHFDQVSTKASDQIHFFFAKLNCRLYRKANKSSELISTNRLFGEKSLTYNETYQEISEAVYGAKLWPLNFKEKAEESREIINNWISNKTEKRITNVIPEGAITEDTILVLVNAIYFKGLWKLKFDSRNTFMEQFQVPEMTEACEVPMMYQEDKFRHGFYAKDSVQVLEMPYKGDDITMVLVLPSENTPLKTVEQGLSLEKLSDWLDHLQEVHLTLYVPRFRIEDSISLKENLEKMGLKDLFNPHAARLPGIIAGRRSDLYVSDAFHKAFLEVNEEGSEAAASTAVVATGRSFPLKRTTFKANRPFLVFIREVAINSIIFMGRVSHPECN; this is translated from the exons ATGAAAATATGGAATATTGAAGCCTTTATAGCCAGGCAGCTCTTTAAAG ATATGTATTTGCTACCACTACTGCTGTTTTCCTTGGTGGCTTTGGCTACCTCCCACACTCACTATCCTGACATCTGTATTGCCAAGCCTAAAGACATTCCTTTGAATCCTATGTGCATCTATCGGAAGGAAGCGTCTGAAGAAGATGAAAAGCAGAAAGAAGCCTCTCCTCCAGAGAAGATTCCTGAAGGCACCAATCCTCGAGTATGGGAACTTTCCAAAGCAAACTCTCGCTTTGCCATCGACCTGTTTCAAGTCATAGCCGACTCCAAAGGCAACGCTGAGAACTTGTTTATGTCACCTCTTAGCATCTCCCAGGCATTCACAATGGCCAAGCTTGGGTCATGTGACAACACATTAAAGGAGCTTATGCAg GTCTTCCACTTTGACCAAGTTTCCACCAAGGCTTCTGATCAAATCCACTTCTTCTTTGCAAAACTGAATTGCCGATTATATAGGAAAGCGAACAAATCATCAGAACTGATCTCAACTAACCGTCTATTTGGGGAGAAGTCACTGACCTATAATGAAACGTATCAAGAGATTAGTGAGGCGGTGTATGGAGCCAAACTGTGGCCTCTAAATTTCAAG GAGAAAGCAGAAGAATCCCGAGAAATCATCAATAACTGGATTTCCAATAAAACTGAGAAGCGAATCACTAATGTAATCCCAGAAGGAGCCATCACAGAAGACACCATCCTGGTGCTGGTGAATGCCATCTACTTTAAA GGACTTTGGAAGTTAAAATTTGATTCAAGAAATACATTCATGGAGCAATTTCAAGTACCAGAGATGACTGAGGCCTGTGAGGTCCCAATGATGTATCAGGAGGATAAATTCCGCCACGGTTTCTATGCCAAGGATTCAGTTCAGGTCCTTGAAATGCCCTATAAAGGTGATGACATTACAATGGTGTTAGTGTTACCTTCAGAAAACACACCGCTAAAAACAGTGGAACAAGGCCTTTCCCTGGAGAAGTTATCAGACTGGCTGGACCATTTGCAGGAAGTTCATTTGACTCTGTATGTTCCCAGATTCCGAATTGAAGATTCTATCAGTCTAAAAGAAAATCTGGAAAAAATGGGCCTGAAAGACTTGTTTAACCCACATGCTGCACGGCTTCCAG GAATTATTGCTGGCCGCAGATCGGATTTATACGTATCTGATGCCTTCCATAAAGCATTTCTTGAG gtcAATGAGGAAGGCAGTGAAGCGGCAGCCTCAACAGCTGTGGTTGCAACAGGCCGCTCATTTCCATTGAAAAGGACCACTTTTAAAGCCAACAGGCCCTTCTTGGTGTTCATTCGAGAAGTCGCAATCAACTCTATTATATTCATGGGCCGAGTATCTCATCCTGAATGCAATTAA
- the ZBTB37 gene encoding zinc finger and BTB domain-containing protein 37 isoform X2, translated as MDKGGNIQLEIPEFSNSVLTHLNQLRMQGRLCDIVVNVQGQSFRAHKVVLAASSPYFRDHMSLKEMNAVSLSVIKNPGVFEQLLSFCYTGRICLQLADIISYLTAASFLQMQHIIDKCTQILEGIHLKISSPESEEELSQTRPKHQERVQDSHRVSQSLTRSVSPRHSTPRSSGNRRGQVSTVLDIRELSPAEESTSPHMVEQGSDVESREPILRINRAGQWYVETGSADRGERSDDDVRVMGALRIKTENLDEWLGPENQPSGEDGSSAEEVTAMVIDTTGHSAAGQESYSLASSANKVSRPTSSEIDRFSPSGSVGAMPERHRAKSESPRRLEEPKQHSSQTFFQFRAKKQELLG; from the exons ATGGACAAGGGAGGCAACATTCAGCTGGAGATCCCAGAGTTCAGCAACTCTGTCCTGACCCACCTCAACCAGCTGCGGATGCAAGGCCGCCTGTGCGACATTGTGGTCAATGTGCAGGGCCAGTCCTTTCGGGCACATAAAGTAGTGCTAGCTGCAAGTTCACCATATTTTCGAGATCACATGTCCCTGAAGGAGATGAATGCAGTGTCGTTATCAGTAATCAAAAATCCTGGGGTCTTCGAGCAGCTTCTCTCCTTCTGCTATACAGGGCGTATTTGCCTGCAGCTTGCCGACATAATAAGCTATCTGACAGCCGCCAGCTTCTTGCAAATGCAGCACATTATCGATAAGTGCACACAGATTCTTGAGGGTATTCACCTAAAGATCAGTTCACCTGAATCAGAGGAAGAACTAAGTCAGACCAGGCCTAAACATCAAGAGAGGGTGCAGGATTCACACCGTGTCAGCCAGAGTTTGACTCGATCCGTGAGTCCACGACACAGCACTCCAAGGTCCTCAGGGAATCGGAGGGGCCAGGTAAGCACTGTACTAGACATTAGAGAGCTGAGCCCAGCTGAGGAATCCACAAGTCCTCATATGGTGGAGCAAGGATCTGATGTGGAGAGCAGGGAGCCCATTCTTCGAATTAACCGAGCAGGACAATGGTATGTGGAAACAGGGTCAGCAGACCGTGGAGAGCGGAGCGATGATGATGTCAGGGTAATGGGAGCCCTTCGAATCAAGACGGAAAACTTGGATGAGTGGTTGGGTCCAGAGAACCAGCCATCGGGCGAAGATGGAAGCAGTGCAGAGGAAGTGACCGCAATGGTCATTGATACAACAGGGCACAGTGCTGCCGGACAGGAGAGCTACAGCTTGGCATCATCAGCTAACAAAGTTTCCCGACCAACCAGCAGTGAAATAGATAG ATTCAGCCCATCGGGCAGCGTGGGTGCCATGCCAGAGAGACACAGAGCAAAGAGTGAGTCTCCACGGCGCTTGGAGGAACCAAAGCAGCACAGCTCCCAG actttttttcaatttagggCGAAGAAACAGGAGTTATTGGGGTGA
- the SERPINC1 gene encoding antithrombin-III isoform X2, which translates to MYLLPLLLFSLVALATSHTHYPDICIAKPKDIPLNPMCIYRKEASEEDEKQKEASPPEKIPEGTNPRVWELSKANSRFAIDLFQVIADSKGNAENLFMSPLSISQAFTMAKLGSCDNTLKELMQVFHFDQVSTKASDQIHFFFAKLNCRLYRKANKSSELISTNRLFGEKSLTYNETYQEISEAVYGAKLWPLNFKEKAEESREIINNWISNKTEKRITNVIPEGAITEDTILVLVNAIYFKGLWKLKFDSRNTFMEQFQVPEMTEACEVPMMYQEDKFRHGFYAKDSVQVLEMPYKGDDITMVLVLPSENTPLKTVEQGLSLEKLSDWLDHLQEVHLTLYVPRFRIEDSISLKENLEKMGLKDLFNPHAARLPGIIAGRRSDLYVSDAFHKAFLEVNEEGSEAAASTAVVATGRSFPLKRTTFKANRPFLVFIREVAINSIIFMGRVSHPECN; encoded by the exons ATGTATTTGCTACCACTACTGCTGTTTTCCTTGGTGGCTTTGGCTACCTCCCACACTCACTATCCTGACATCTGTATTGCCAAGCCTAAAGACATTCCTTTGAATCCTATGTGCATCTATCGGAAGGAAGCGTCTGAAGAAGATGAAAAGCAGAAAGAAGCCTCTCCTCCAGAGAAGATTCCTGAAGGCACCAATCCTCGAGTATGGGAACTTTCCAAAGCAAACTCTCGCTTTGCCATCGACCTGTTTCAAGTCATAGCCGACTCCAAAGGCAACGCTGAGAACTTGTTTATGTCACCTCTTAGCATCTCCCAGGCATTCACAATGGCCAAGCTTGGGTCATGTGACAACACATTAAAGGAGCTTATGCAg GTCTTCCACTTTGACCAAGTTTCCACCAAGGCTTCTGATCAAATCCACTTCTTCTTTGCAAAACTGAATTGCCGATTATATAGGAAAGCGAACAAATCATCAGAACTGATCTCAACTAACCGTCTATTTGGGGAGAAGTCACTGACCTATAATGAAACGTATCAAGAGATTAGTGAGGCGGTGTATGGAGCCAAACTGTGGCCTCTAAATTTCAAG GAGAAAGCAGAAGAATCCCGAGAAATCATCAATAACTGGATTTCCAATAAAACTGAGAAGCGAATCACTAATGTAATCCCAGAAGGAGCCATCACAGAAGACACCATCCTGGTGCTGGTGAATGCCATCTACTTTAAA GGACTTTGGAAGTTAAAATTTGATTCAAGAAATACATTCATGGAGCAATTTCAAGTACCAGAGATGACTGAGGCCTGTGAGGTCCCAATGATGTATCAGGAGGATAAATTCCGCCACGGTTTCTATGCCAAGGATTCAGTTCAGGTCCTTGAAATGCCCTATAAAGGTGATGACATTACAATGGTGTTAGTGTTACCTTCAGAAAACACACCGCTAAAAACAGTGGAACAAGGCCTTTCCCTGGAGAAGTTATCAGACTGGCTGGACCATTTGCAGGAAGTTCATTTGACTCTGTATGTTCCCAGATTCCGAATTGAAGATTCTATCAGTCTAAAAGAAAATCTGGAAAAAATGGGCCTGAAAGACTTGTTTAACCCACATGCTGCACGGCTTCCAG GAATTATTGCTGGCCGCAGATCGGATTTATACGTATCTGATGCCTTCCATAAAGCATTTCTTGAG gtcAATGAGGAAGGCAGTGAAGCGGCAGCCTCAACAGCTGTGGTTGCAACAGGCCGCTCATTTCCATTGAAAAGGACCACTTTTAAAGCCAACAGGCCCTTCTTGGTGTTCATTCGAGAAGTCGCAATCAACTCTATTATATTCATGGGCCGAGTATCTCATCCTGAATGCAATTAA